In one window of Orcinus orca chromosome 17, mOrcOrc1.1, whole genome shotgun sequence DNA:
- the CYRIB gene encoding CYFIP-related Rac1 interactor B isoform X3: MGNLLKVLTCTDLEQGPNFFLDFENAQPTESEKEIYNQVNVVLKDAEGILEDLQSYRGAGHEIREAIQHPADEKLQEKAWGAVVPLVGKLKKFYEFSQRLEAALRGLLGALTSTPYSPTQHLEREQALAKQFAEILHFTLRFDELKMTNPAIQNDFSYYRRTLSRMRINNVPAEGENEVNNELANRMSLFYAEATPMLKTLSDATTKFVSENKNLPIENTTDCLSTMASVCRVMLETPEYRSRFTNEETVSFCLRVMVGVIILYDHVHPVGAFAKTSKIDVHNKTFE; encoded by the exons ATGGGGAATCTTCTTAAAGTTTTGACATGCACAGACCTTGAGCAGGGGCCaaattttttccttgattttgaaA ATGCCCAGCCTACAGAGTCTGAGAAGGAAATTTATAATCAGGTGAATGTAGTACTAAAAGATGCAGAAGGCATCTTGGAGGACTTGCAGTCATATAGAGGAGCTGGCCATGAAATACGAGAG GCCATCCAGCATCCAGCAGATGAGAAGTTGCAAGAGAAGGCATGGGGTGCAGTTGTTCCACTAGTAGgcaaattaaagaaattttatgaGTTTTCTCAGAGGTTAG aagcAGCATTAAGAGGTCTTCTGGGAGCCTTGACAAGTACCCCGTATTCTCCTACCCAGCATCTAGAGCGAGAGCAGGCTCTTGCTAAACAGTTTGCAGAAATTCTTCATTTTACACTCCGGTTTGATGAACTCAAG ATGACAAATCCTGCCATACAGAATGATTTCAGCTATTATAGAAGAACATTGAGTCGTATGAGGATTAATAATGTTCCA gcagaaggagaaaatgaagtaaataatGAATTGGCAAATCGAATGTCTTTGTTTTATGCTGAGGCAACCCCAATGCTGAAAACCTTAAGTGATGCCACAACAAAATTTGTATCAGAG aataaaaatttaccaatagaaaataccacagattgTCTAAGCACCATGGCTAGTGTGTGCAGAGTCATGCTTGAAACACC GGAATACAGAAGCagatttacaaatgaagaaacagtgtCATTCTGCTTGAGGGTAATGGTAGGCGTCATAATACTCTATGACCACGTACATCCAGTGGGAGCATTTGCCAAAACTTCAAAAATTGAT